A single genomic interval of Paenibacillus macerans harbors:
- a CDS encoding sn-glycerol-1-phosphate dehydrogenase, with translation MLEMDGWQLQHLERIELERGVLREVAPFLREREYQRSILVADENTYKAAGERLARDLEGAGLAAKLCLIRPNDMGDVVADEVSLVQLLLEVGPEETDALIAVGSGTIHDIVRFAAHKSGKPFVSVPTAPSVDGFTSAGAPLIIRGVKKTVPAVPPVAIFADLDILMSAPQHLVAAGFGDMLGKYTSLFDWKFSSLTAGEPYDEQAALITERALRSCVEHAGEIGARSEEGIRALMTALIESGIAMLLFGQSHPASGAEHHLSHYWEMEFLRRGERAVLHGAKVGAACAEIARVYHNAGERGICPGAEPEALRQHGAQVREWLKDVPEEGQIRDLLRQVGGPASRTELGIDDDLFARSLLEAHRVRDRHTLLRALNEADE, from the coding sequence ATGCTGGAGATGGATGGTTGGCAATTGCAGCATCTGGAGCGGATTGAGCTGGAGCGGGGAGTGCTTCGGGAGGTCGCGCCTTTTCTGCGGGAGCGGGAATATCAGCGCTCTATTTTGGTGGCGGACGAGAACACGTACAAAGCGGCGGGCGAAAGGCTGGCCCGCGATCTTGAGGGCGCCGGACTCGCCGCCAAGCTATGCTTGATCCGGCCGAACGACATGGGCGACGTCGTGGCCGACGAAGTGTCGCTTGTCCAATTGCTGCTGGAGGTTGGTCCGGAGGAGACGGATGCGCTGATCGCCGTCGGATCGGGCACGATCCACGATATCGTTCGCTTTGCCGCCCATAAGAGCGGCAAGCCGTTTGTTTCCGTCCCGACGGCGCCTTCCGTGGACGGCTTCACCTCCGCCGGCGCGCCGCTCATCATCCGCGGCGTCAAAAAGACCGTCCCGGCCGTGCCGCCGGTCGCCATTTTCGCCGACCTCGATATCCTGATGTCGGCACCCCAGCACCTGGTCGCCGCCGGCTTCGGCGACATGCTGGGCAAATACACCTCCCTGTTCGACTGGAAGTTCTCCAGCCTGACGGCGGGGGAACCGTATGACGAACAGGCGGCGCTCATTACCGAACGGGCGCTGCGTTCGTGCGTGGAGCATGCCGGAGAGATCGGCGCCCGCTCGGAGGAGGGCATCCGCGCCCTGATGACGGCGCTGATCGAGTCCGGCATCGCCATGCTGCTGTTTGGGCAGTCGCATCCGGCCTCGGGCGCGGAGCACCATCTCTCCCACTATTGGGAGATGGAATTTTTGCGCCGGGGCGAGCGGGCGGTGCTGCACGGCGCAAAAGTGGGCGCGGCCTGCGCCGAGATCGCCCGCGTTTACCATAACGCGGGCGAGCGGGGAATCTGCCCGGGCGCCGAGCCGGAGGCGCTCCGGCAGCACGGCGCGCAGGTCCGCGAATGGCTGAAGGATGTGCCCGAGGAGGGGCAAATCCGCGATTTGCTGCGCCAGGTAGGCGGACCGGCGAGCCGCACGGAGCTGGGCATCGACGATGATTTGTTCGCGCGCAGCCTGCTCGAAGCCCATCGGGTCCGGGACCGCCATACCTTGCTGCGGGCGCTTAACGAAGCGGACGAGTGA
- a CDS encoding LysR family transcriptional regulator: MESADLRIFQAVAREGSITKAALRLGYVQSNVTSRIRQLESELGTALFHRHNRGMTLSSSGKMLLDYADKIIGLLDEAAAALTSSGEPGGPLLIGASQTTAAVRLPKLLSRYYKRYPKVEISLITDLSDRLMEKMLQYDLDVAFISSHCNHPDLEAYPVFEEEVVLISPPDITELDEALAKPNLVYSRGCAYRELLESWQHNRGQNYPHTMEFGTLEAIIGGVSAGLGISLLPRVVVEKEANAGNLYVHQVPESFRQTKTELVVRKNSHPTSALLALMAMLNIGEEERISS, encoded by the coding sequence ATGGAGAGCGCGGATTTGCGCATCTTTCAGGCGGTGGCCAGAGAAGGTTCCATTACGAAAGCGGCGCTGCGGCTTGGTTACGTGCAGTCCAATGTGACCTCGCGCATTCGGCAGCTGGAATCCGAACTCGGAACCGCGCTGTTTCATCGCCATAACCGGGGGATGACGTTATCCTCCAGCGGCAAAATGCTCCTGGACTACGCCGACAAAATCATCGGCCTGCTGGATGAAGCCGCCGCGGCCCTTACCTCTTCCGGCGAACCGGGCGGCCCGCTTCTGATCGGCGCTTCGCAGACGACGGCGGCCGTACGCCTGCCCAAGCTGCTGAGCCGATATTACAAACGGTACCCGAAAGTGGAAATTTCGCTGATCACCGACTTGTCGGATCGTTTAATGGAAAAAATGCTGCAATACGACCTGGACGTCGCCTTCATCAGCAGCCACTGCAACCACCCTGACCTGGAGGCCTATCCCGTCTTTGAGGAAGAAGTGGTGCTGATTTCCCCGCCGGACATCACGGAGCTCGACGAAGCGCTCGCCAAACCGAATCTCGTGTACAGCAGGGGCTGCGCGTACCGGGAATTGCTGGAGAGTTGGCAGCACAACCGCGGTCAGAACTACCCGCACACGATGGAGTTCGGCACGCTGGAGGCGATAATTGGAGGCGTATCCGCAGGGCTAGGCATCTCGCTGCTGCCGCGGGTTGTCGTCGAGAAAGAAGCGAACGCCGGCAATCTTTACGTTCACCAGGTTCCGGAGTCATTCCGGCAAACGAAAACCGAACTGGTCGTGCGGAAAAACTCGCATCCCACCAGCGCCCTGCTCGCCCTTATGGCCATGCTGAACATCGGAGAAGAGGAAAGGATCTCTTCATGA
- a CDS encoding DMT family transporter — MKMNGFKYTGLLLLTTFLMGIAFPVGKLGLNYAPPFLLMGMRFVSAGGLLALLTMKKRQPRGLKQWLQAAALGLFQSAGVMGCAYYSMHWITSGESAIITSTSPLMLLVIGAVMNRGAYRIWQWFGVVIGFAGVLLTFGLHMKIELGTFVSFAGAVCFTVATLIINRIGPAFDLKVLAAYQMMAGGTTLLVLSGLTEKPFFSVTLTSLLVLLWLVVMCSIVQFSVWFYLLQNSDPARTSAFLFLVPLFGVLTSWLLLGEQVNWYVYAGGALICAGIFMVNWQGKREIGGAKEGGAGKSDTAEAKGQGSRTITDI, encoded by the coding sequence ATGAAAATGAACGGGTTCAAATATACCGGCCTGCTCCTGTTGACCACGTTTTTGATGGGGATTGCTTTTCCGGTCGGCAAGCTGGGGTTAAATTATGCTCCGCCTTTTTTACTGATGGGGATGCGGTTCGTTTCGGCCGGAGGTTTGCTCGCGCTGTTGACGATGAAAAAGCGGCAGCCTCGCGGGTTAAAGCAATGGCTGCAAGCCGCAGCCCTCGGCTTGTTCCAGTCGGCCGGCGTAATGGGCTGCGCCTACTACAGCATGCATTGGATCACTTCGGGGGAATCGGCGATCATCACCAGCACGAGCCCGCTGATGCTGCTCGTCATCGGGGCGGTCATGAACCGCGGCGCTTACCGCATTTGGCAATGGTTTGGGGTTGTCATCGGGTTTGCCGGCGTGCTGCTGACGTTTGGATTGCATATGAAAATCGAGCTAGGGACCTTTGTTTCCTTTGCGGGAGCGGTTTGCTTTACGGTCGCCACGCTCATCATCAACCGCATCGGCCCGGCATTTGATTTGAAGGTCCTCGCCGCTTATCAGATGATGGCCGGAGGGACTACGCTGCTCGTGTTAAGCGGGCTGACGGAAAAGCCGTTTTTCTCCGTGACCTTGACGTCGTTGCTGGTGCTGCTCTGGCTGGTGGTTATGTGTTCGATCGTGCAATTTTCAGTCTGGTTTTATTTGCTTCAAAACAGCGATCCGGCCAGGACAAGCGCTTTTCTGTTTTTGGTGCCGCTGTTTGGCGTGCTCACAAGCTGGCTGCTGCTGGGCGAGCAGGTGAATTGGTATGTATATGCGGGCGGAGCGTTGATCTGTGCCGGTATTTTTATGGTAAATTGGCAGGGCAAGCGGGAAATCGGCGGCGCTAAAGAAGGGGGGGCCGGAAAAAGTGACACGGCCGAGGCGAAGGGGCAAGGGAGCCGTACCATAACGGACATATAA
- a CDS encoding SDR family NAD(P)-dependent oxidoreductase, whose translation MSFHNKVVLVTGGGTGIGRATSLLLGERGAAVAVNYSRSAVEAEETVREIKQAGGRALAIRADVSRDDEVREMVEQVVRQFGTLDYLVNNASITRYIAMQDLDAVTEEIWDDLLGVNVKGMFNCARAAAPYLREGKQGAIVNVGSVAGMTGKGSSLPYAVSKAAVHGLTKSLAHALAPEIRVCGIAPGAVATRWWEGKEEQMRSLITHLPLERISPPEEIAQLICAVLEQFSLTGQIITVDNGQTM comes from the coding sequence ATGAGCTTTCACAACAAAGTAGTTTTAGTCACCGGCGGAGGCACGGGAATTGGCCGGGCCACCAGCCTGCTGCTGGGCGAAAGAGGAGCGGCCGTCGCCGTCAATTACTCGCGATCCGCGGTGGAAGCGGAAGAAACCGTACGGGAAATCAAACAGGCGGGGGGCCGGGCGCTGGCCATCCGGGCGGACGTGTCGCGGGACGACGAGGTTCGGGAGATGGTGGAGCAGGTGGTACGCCAATTCGGCACGCTCGATTATCTCGTCAACAACGCCAGCATCACCCGATATATCGCGATGCAGGATCTGGATGCCGTAACCGAGGAGATATGGGACGATCTGCTTGGAGTGAACGTCAAGGGGATGTTCAACTGCGCGCGCGCCGCGGCACCCTATTTGAGAGAGGGGAAGCAAGGGGCGATCGTCAACGTCGGAAGCGTCGCGGGAATGACGGGAAAAGGCTCGTCCCTTCCCTACGCCGTTTCGAAGGCGGCCGTACACGGCTTAACCAAATCGTTGGCGCACGCTTTGGCGCCGGAGATCCGCGTATGCGGCATCGCTCCGGGAGCGGTTGCGACGAGATGGTGGGAAGGCAAAGAAGAACAAATGCGGTCGCTCATCACCCACCTGCCGCTGGAGCGCATTTCCCCGCCGGAAGAGATCGCTCAGCTCATTTGCGCCGTTCTGGAGCAGTTTTCGCTCACTGGGCAGATCATTACGGTGGATAACGGGCAAACAATGTAG
- a CDS encoding ArsR/SmtB family transcription factor has translation MIYIKDLMSGIDIFKALSSEIRIQILELLAKNQALNLNDLATKLGLSNGAITMHIKKLEESGLIEINTSVGKHGIQKICYLNKDKLMVDLRSKEVDNLYEVEIQVGHYSNYQVAPTCGLATKDSIIGDFDDPRYFADPQRIDSEIIWLSEGYLEYRIPNYLKPNQTFREIQFSLELGSEAPGFNDNYPSDIYFYLNGVELGFWTSPGDFGDARGTFNPDWWPPHLNQYGMLKLIRINHEGSFIDGCRISDVTLAEIGLDYKSELTLRIAVTDKAVNKRGLTIYGKNFGNYSQDLLARVLYDVHEE, from the coding sequence ATGATCTACATTAAGGATTTGATGAGCGGGATTGATATTTTTAAAGCGTTAAGTTCGGAGATCAGAATTCAAATCCTCGAATTGCTCGCCAAAAATCAGGCGTTGAATTTAAACGACTTAGCCACCAAGTTGGGCCTCAGCAACGGCGCGATTACGATGCATATCAAGAAGCTGGAAGAGAGCGGACTGATCGAAATCAACACCTCCGTCGGCAAACACGGGATTCAGAAAATTTGCTATTTGAATAAGGATAAGTTGATGGTCGACCTGCGCAGCAAGGAAGTGGACAATTTATACGAAGTGGAAATTCAGGTCGGGCACTACAGCAATTATCAAGTGGCCCCTACCTGCGGGCTGGCCACCAAGGACAGCATCATCGGCGATTTCGACGATCCCCGTTATTTCGCCGATCCGCAGCGGATCGATTCGGAGATCATCTGGCTGTCCGAAGGTTACCTGGAATACCGGATTCCGAACTACCTCAAGCCGAACCAGACGTTCCGCGAGATCCAGTTTTCCCTGGAGCTTGGTTCGGAAGCCCCGGGTTTTAACGACAATTATCCGTCGGACATTTATTTTTATCTGAACGGCGTGGAGCTTGGCTTCTGGACGAGTCCAGGGGATTTTGGGGACGCCCGCGGAACCTTCAACCCGGACTGGTGGCCGCCGCATTTGAACCAGTACGGCATGCTCAAGCTGATCCGCATCAACCATGAAGGCAGCTTTATCGACGGCTGCCGGATTTCGGACGTTACGCTGGCTGAAATCGGACTGGACTACAAATCCGAGCTGACGCTGCGCATCGCCGTCACCGACAAAGCCGTCAACAAGCGGGGGCTGACGATCTACGGCAAAAACTTCGGCAACTACAGCCAGGACCTGCTCGCCCGCGTGCTGTATGATGTGCATGAGGAGTGA
- a CDS encoding alpha-N-arabinofuranosidase: protein MVVDKAFKIAEVDKRIYGSFIEHLGRAVYGGIYEPSHPTADSLGFRSDVKRLIQELNVPIIRYPGGNFVSGYNWEDGVGPVEARPKRLELAWRTVEPNHVGTNEFAAWAKEIGSEVMMAVNLGTRGVDAARNLIEYCNHPGGSYWSDLRRSHGYEQPHRIKTWCLGNEMDGPWQVGQKTPQEYGRIAYETAKAMRLVDPDIELVSCGSSSSSMPTFPEWEAITLDHTYEVADYISLHQYYGNRDNDTANYLARSMDMDHFIRTVIATCDYIKAKKRSKKTMHLSFDEWNVWYHSNQADAQIAPWSIAPPQLEDIYNFEDALLVGSMLITFLRHADRVKMACMAQLVNVIAPIMTENGGRAWKQTIFHPYMHVSKYGRGTSLLPIVDSSVYDAQDFTDVPYLDSAVVYNEAEEELTIFAVNRHLQEALELTCDIRGFEGYRLTQHLVLEHEDLKAVNTADRENVTPHAGGDAVCRDGMVSARLAKASWNVIRLSKRATE from the coding sequence ATGGTCGTAGACAAAGCATTCAAGATAGCCGAAGTAGATAAACGTATATACGGCTCATTTATCGAGCATCTGGGCAGAGCGGTATACGGGGGGATTTACGAGCCTTCGCATCCTACGGCGGACAGCTTAGGCTTCCGCAGCGACGTAAAGCGGTTGATTCAGGAATTAAACGTACCTATTATCCGCTATCCGGGCGGCAACTTTGTTTCCGGTTATAACTGGGAGGACGGAGTCGGCCCGGTGGAAGCCCGCCCCAAACGGCTGGAGCTGGCCTGGAGAACGGTGGAACCGAACCATGTGGGAACGAACGAGTTTGCGGCCTGGGCGAAGGAAATCGGCTCGGAGGTCATGATGGCCGTAAACTTGGGCACCCGCGGCGTGGACGCCGCCAGAAACCTGATCGAATACTGCAACCATCCCGGCGGCAGCTACTGGAGCGATTTGCGCCGGAGCCACGGTTACGAACAGCCGCATCGCATCAAAACCTGGTGCCTGGGCAACGAGATGGACGGGCCGTGGCAAGTCGGGCAGAAGACGCCTCAGGAATACGGCCGGATCGCTTATGAGACGGCCAAGGCGATGCGCCTGGTGGACCCGGACATCGAGCTCGTATCCTGCGGAAGCTCCAGTTCTTCGATGCCGACGTTCCCGGAATGGGAAGCGATTACGCTCGATCACACCTACGAGGTGGCCGATTACATATCCCTGCATCAATATTACGGCAACCGGGACAACGATACGGCCAACTACTTGGCCAGATCGATGGATATGGACCATTTCATCCGCACGGTGATCGCGACATGCGACTATATCAAGGCGAAGAAGCGCAGCAAAAAAACGATGCACCTCAGCTTTGACGAATGGAACGTCTGGTATCACTCCAATCAGGCGGACGCGCAAATCGCGCCGTGGAGCATCGCTCCGCCGCAGCTCGAGGACATCTACAACTTCGAGGACGCGCTGCTCGTCGGCAGCATGCTGATTACGTTCCTGCGCCACGCCGACCGGGTCAAAATGGCCTGCATGGCCCAACTGGTCAACGTCATCGCCCCGATTATGACCGAAAACGGCGGCCGGGCCTGGAAGCAGACGATTTTTCATCCATATATGCATGTGTCCAAATACGGACGCGGCACGTCGCTGCTGCCGATCGTCGACTCGTCGGTTTATGACGCCCAGGATTTCACCGATGTTCCTTACCTGGACAGCGCCGTCGTCTACAACGAGGCGGAAGAGGAGCTCACGATTTTTGCCGTCAACCGTCATCTGCAGGAAGCGCTGGAGCTTACCTGCGATATTCGCGGCTTTGAGGGTTACCGCCTGACCCAGCATCTGGTGCTGGAACATGAAGATTTGAAGGCCGTCAACACGGCGGATCGGGAGAACGTAACACCTCATGCCGGGGGCGATGCGGTGTGCCGTGACGGCATGGTGAGCGCCCGTCTTGCCAAAGCTTCGTGGAACGTAATTCGCCTAAGCAAGCGGGCAACCGAATAG
- a CDS encoding ABC transporter substrate-binding protein translates to MKKGIAMLLILTMATFLWGCNKSSSTAGGETSVLDGGAGESATELSYWTFVELHGQHFEKMLEKWNAANPDRQIKLNVTVMPYDDMHNKLSIAVQTGVGAPDIADIELGKYPDFMQGTPQLESLNDVALPYKGTVVQSQLDLYSKDGTVYGLSTHVGATVAFYNTEILNEAGVDYKSIVTWDDFKKAGMQVYEKTGKYMGTADTSATWQASMLLAQQGADFTDDAGNPKVNSEELVKGLSILKDLQDNNVIATIAGGQPDTEEAYGEFNAGNYATAFMPLWQMSRYTNYMKDLSGKIAIAPLPVIEKGMPRSYGGGGTATVVTKTAKDVQLAKEFIAYAKLSLDANIEIWNTLGFDPINMDVWNMKDVTHNPENQFVKYFVNNPFDVLNEIKDEIQLIKSTSASPTINNVLCTVTLNEIFEDGKDIKQALDDAQAQIEQELK, encoded by the coding sequence ATGAAAAAAGGAATCGCCATGCTTTTGATTTTAACGATGGCCACGTTTTTGTGGGGCTGCAACAAGTCCTCGTCGACGGCCGGAGGGGAAACCTCCGTGCTCGACGGGGGGGCCGGCGAAAGCGCGACGGAGCTGTCCTACTGGACGTTCGTGGAGCTGCACGGACAGCATTTCGAAAAGATGCTGGAGAAGTGGAACGCGGCAAATCCGGACCGGCAGATTAAGTTGAACGTGACGGTCATGCCTTATGACGATATGCACAATAAATTGTCCATCGCCGTGCAGACGGGCGTCGGCGCGCCGGACATCGCCGATATCGAATTGGGCAAATATCCCGACTTCATGCAAGGAACTCCGCAACTGGAATCGTTGAATGACGTGGCTCTGCCTTACAAGGGTACGGTCGTTCAGTCGCAATTGGATCTTTACAGCAAAGACGGAACGGTTTACGGCCTTTCCACGCATGTCGGGGCTACCGTAGCTTTTTACAACACGGAAATTTTAAATGAAGCGGGCGTTGATTACAAATCGATCGTTACCTGGGACGATTTCAAAAAAGCCGGGATGCAGGTATATGAAAAAACCGGCAAATACATGGGGACCGCGGATACGAGCGCAACCTGGCAAGCCTCGATGCTGCTGGCCCAGCAAGGGGCCGATTTTACCGATGATGCCGGCAATCCCAAGGTCAACTCCGAAGAATTGGTCAAAGGGCTGTCGATCCTTAAAGATCTGCAGGACAACAACGTCATCGCCACGATCGCCGGCGGTCAACCCGATACGGAAGAAGCTTACGGCGAATTTAATGCCGGCAACTATGCGACCGCTTTCATGCCGCTCTGGCAAATGTCGAGATATACGAACTATATGAAGGATCTCTCCGGCAAGATCGCCATCGCTCCTTTGCCCGTGATCGAGAAAGGGATGCCTCGTTCATACGGCGGCGGCGGTACGGCAACCGTCGTCACCAAAACGGCCAAGGACGTTCAACTGGCCAAGGAGTTCATCGCTTACGCCAAGCTTTCGCTCGATGCCAATATCGAAATTTGGAATACGCTGGGCTTTGATCCGATCAACATGGATGTCTGGAATATGAAAGACGTGACGCACAATCCGGAAAACCAGTTCGTGAAATACTTCGTCAACAACCCGTTTGACGTGCTGAACGAGATTAAAGACGAGATCCAGCTGATCAAATCGACTTCGGCTTCGCCGACGATCAACAACGTGTTGTGCACGGTTACGCTAAACGAAATTTTCGAGGACGGCAAAGACATCAAGCAGGCGCTGGACGATGCCCAGGCGCAAATCGAACAAGAACTGAAATAG
- a CDS encoding carbohydrate ABC transporter permease, whose protein sequence is MIKKFLYSQKVAPYVFVLPFVLVFLMFWVYPLANSVGMSFQKVTLGQEPAWIGFDNYGKLMGDGVFLKAVINSAVYMVLTLVILIPFPMLFAVLINTKFMWGREFFKSSFFFPALTSVVVAGTIFRLMFGEMEGSLINSFLGWFGVDPVKFLKGQATGMIALVALATWRWTGVNMLYFLSGLKSIPEEYYEAASIDGASRFQRFTKITMPLLKPTTIYVLTISIYAGLAMFIESMMLWNGNNSPKNIGLTIVGYLYRQGIEKNNLGYAAAVGIVLLVITMAINLTQLAFTGMFKKEEEA, encoded by the coding sequence ATGATAAAAAAATTCCTATACTCGCAAAAAGTTGCTCCTTACGTTTTTGTGTTGCCGTTTGTGCTGGTGTTTCTGATGTTTTGGGTGTACCCGCTGGCGAATTCGGTCGGAATGAGCTTCCAAAAGGTCACGTTGGGACAGGAACCGGCCTGGATCGGCTTTGACAACTACGGCAAATTGATGGGCGACGGCGTGTTTCTTAAAGCGGTGATAAACAGCGCCGTCTATATGGTGCTGACCTTGGTGATCCTCATCCCGTTTCCGATGCTGTTTGCGGTGCTGATCAACACCAAATTCATGTGGGGAAGGGAATTTTTCAAATCCTCGTTTTTCTTTCCCGCACTGACTTCCGTCGTTGTGGCCGGGACGATCTTCCGGCTGATGTTCGGCGAAATGGAAGGCTCGCTCATCAACAGCTTTTTGGGCTGGTTCGGCGTGGATCCGGTCAAGTTCTTGAAGGGGCAGGCGACCGGGATGATCGCTTTGGTGGCATTGGCGACGTGGCGGTGGACGGGGGTTAATATGCTTTATTTTTTATCCGGACTCAAAAGCATCCCCGAAGAATACTACGAAGCCGCGTCGATTGACGGAGCTTCCCGTTTTCAGCGCTTTACGAAAATCACCATGCCGCTGCTGAAGCCCACGACCATTTATGTGCTGACGATCAGCATTTACGCGGGGCTGGCGATGTTTATCGAGAGCATGATGTTGTGGAACGGCAACAATTCTCCGAAAAATATCGGGCTCACGATCGTCGGTTACTTGTACCGGCAGGGCATCGAGAAGAACAATTTGGGATACGCGGCGGCGGTGGGCATCGTGCTGCTTGTCATTACGATGGCGATTAATTTAACGCAGCTGGCCTTCACCGGCATGTTCAAAAAGGAGGAGGAAGCATGA
- a CDS encoding carbohydrate ABC transporter permease, whose product MKKELPLKIVLFAFFAVLCVLILIPFYAVTIASFKPGEDLIRYGLNLRFDLSAMSFDNFIYLFTGDHSYFLWFFNSLLLTVVQVVLTLLVSATVAYGFSAYEFKGKNTLFVCVLLIMMVPFEILLLPLYTLTYNIGLMNSYSAIILPGIASAATIFFFRQYLRGIPKEIIAAGRVDGASEYGIYVRLILPVMKPSFAAMAILNGMNSWNNFLWPFMVLSNADKYTLPIGLKTLLTPYGNNYDLLIVGSFFSIIPIFILFVAFQKYFIDGMTAGAVKG is encoded by the coding sequence ATGAAAAAAGAACTGCCGCTTAAAATCGTCCTTTTTGCTTTTTTCGCCGTGTTGTGCGTGCTGATCCTCATTCCGTTTTACGCGGTGACGATCGCCTCCTTCAAACCGGGGGAAGATTTGATCCGTTATGGGCTGAATTTGCGGTTTGACTTGTCCGCCATGAGCTTCGACAACTTCATTTATTTGTTTACCGGGGATCATTCCTATTTTCTATGGTTTTTCAATTCGCTGCTGCTGACGGTTGTGCAGGTCGTTCTGACGCTGCTGGTCAGCGCAACGGTCGCATACGGCTTCTCGGCTTATGAATTTAAAGGAAAAAACACTTTGTTTGTTTGCGTTCTGCTCATCATGATGGTTCCGTTTGAAATTTTGCTGCTGCCGCTTTATACGCTGACCTACAACATCGGGCTGATGAACTCGTATTCGGCGATCATTTTGCCGGGCATCGCCAGCGCGGCGACGATTTTCTTCTTCCGCCAATATTTGCGCGGGATTCCGAAAGAGATCATCGCGGCCGGCCGGGTGGACGGCGCAAGCGAATACGGCATTTACGTCCGGCTGATTCTTCCGGTCATGAAGCCTTCTTTTGCGGCGATGGCGATTTTGAACGGGATGAACAGCTGGAACAATTTCCTGTGGCCGTTTATGGTGCTGAGCAACGCCGATAAATATACGCTGCCGATCGGGCTCAAAACGCTGCTGACGCCTTACGGCAACAACTACGACTTGCTGATCGTCGGCTCCTTTTTTTCCATCATTCCGATCTTCATCTTGTTCGTCGCTTTTCAAAAGTACTTTATCGACGGGATGACGGCGGGAGCGGTGAAAGGCTGA
- a CDS encoding glycoside hydrolase family 43 protein, translated as MDKNREFVNPIVEQRADPWVYKHSDGYYYFTASVPEYDRIEIRRSATIQGLGEAQPVVAWRKYDSGPLSANIWAPEIHYIDGKWYIYFAAARTTETKEGLFDHRMYVLENEAANPLEGRWEEKGQIRTRWETFCLDATTFEHRGVRYYVWAQKDPDIEGNSNLYISKMSNPWTLTGEQVMIATPEYPWETIGFKVNEGPAVLKRNGRIFIAYSASATDHHYSMGLLTASEEADPLDPAAWTKSPVPVFQTNEETGQYGPGHNSFTVAEDGRDVLIYHARNYKEITGDPLYDPNRHTRAQYFGWNPDGTPNFGIPVKDGVRS; from the coding sequence ATGGACAAAAATAGAGAATTTGTGAATCCGATCGTGGAGCAGCGGGCCGACCCGTGGGTATACAAACATAGCGACGGATATTACTACTTTACCGCTTCGGTCCCCGAGTACGACCGGATCGAAATCCGCAGATCGGCGACCATTCAGGGATTGGGAGAGGCCCAGCCGGTTGTGGCTTGGCGCAAATACGACTCCGGCCCGCTGAGCGCCAACATCTGGGCGCCGGAAATTCATTATATCGACGGCAAATGGTACATTTACTTTGCCGCCGCCCGTACGACGGAGACGAAGGAAGGGCTGTTCGACCACCGGATGTACGTGCTGGAGAATGAAGCGGCCAATCCGCTGGAAGGACGGTGGGAAGAAAAGGGGCAGATCCGCACCCGCTGGGAAACGTTCTGCCTCGACGCAACGACGTTCGAGCACCGCGGGGTACGGTATTATGTCTGGGCCCAGAAGGACCCGGACATCGAGGGCAACTCCAATCTGTACATTTCGAAAATGAGCAACCCGTGGACGCTGACCGGGGAACAAGTGATGATTGCGACGCCGGAGTATCCGTGGGAAACGATCGGCTTTAAAGTGAATGAAGGTCCGGCGGTGTTAAAGCGGAACGGGCGTATTTTTATCGCTTATTCGGCCAGCGCCACCGACCACCACTACTCTATGGGGCTGCTGACGGCCAGCGAGGAAGCCGATCCGCTTGATCCCGCAGCCTGGACGAAATCGCCGGTTCCCGTGTTCCAAACGAACGAGGAGACAGGGCAATACGGGCCGGGGCATAACAGCTTTACCGTGGCCGAAGACGGGCGGGACGTTCTGATCTACCACGCCCGCAATTACAAGGAGATCACCGGCGATCCGCTGTACGATCCAAACCGCCACACGCGGGCCCAGTATTTTGGCTGGAACCCTGACGGAACCCCGAATTTCGGCATTCCCGTGAAAGACGGAGTCCGCTCTTGA